A section of the Humulus lupulus chromosome 2, drHumLupu1.1, whole genome shotgun sequence genome encodes:
- the LOC133818474 gene encoding expansin-B3-like — translation MQLVRSACFGSLTLLLVFKFSLVVDAVQPKSHGHLIDQHWKPATATWYGSPEGDGSDGGACGYGSMVDVKPFRARVGAVSPVLFKNGEGCGACYKVKCLDHSICSRRAVTIIVTDECPGGYCANGRTHFDLSGAAFGRMAVTGDGGQLRNRGEISVVYRRTPCKYPGKNVAFHVNEGSTNYWLSLLVEFEDGDGDVGSMHIKQANSNEWLQMSHLWGANWCFVGGPLRGPFSVKLTTLSTGKALSARDVIPTNWSPKATYTSRLNFF, via the exons ATGCAGTTGGTACGGTCAGCTTGTTTTGGTTCACTGACACTCCTCTTGGTGTTCAAGTTTAGTTTGGTGGTCGATGCGGTTCAGCCTAAGTCGCACGGTCACCTCATTGACCAGCATTGGAAACCCGCCACCGCCACCTGGTACGGAAGCCCCGAAGGCGACGGCAGTGACG GCGGAGCTTGTGGGTATGGGTCAATGGTGGACGTAAAGCCGTTTCGGGCGAGAGTTGGGGCGGTAAGCCCAGTGCTGTTCAAGAACGGCGAAGGGTGTGGAGCTTGCTACAAGGTGAAGTGCCTCGACCACAGCATCTGCTCGCGGCGGGCGGTTACCATAATCGTGACTGACGAGTGCCCCGGTGGCTACTGCGCCAATGGCCGAACCCACTTCGACCTCAGTGGCGCCGCTTTTGGCCGCATGGCCGTCACCGGCGATGGTGGTCAGCTCAGGAACCGAGGCGAGATCTCGGTCGTTTACCGAAG AACACCATGCAAGTATCCTGGAAAAAACGTGGCCTTCCATGTGAATGAAGGTTCAACAAATTATTGGCTATCACTTTTGGTGGAGTTTGAGGATGGAGATGGAGACGTTGGGTCAATGCATATAAAACAA GCAAACTCTAATGAGTGGCTACAAATGAGCCATCTATGGGGAGCCAATTGGTGTTTCGTTGGAGGACCCTTAAGAGGACCATTTTCAGTGAAGCTAACGACATTGTCAACTGGTAAAGCTCTCTCTGCCAGAGACGTAATTCCTACCAATTGGTCGCCTAAAGCAACTTACACTTCGCGCTTAAATTTCTTCTAA